The following coding sequences lie in one Amblyraja radiata isolate CabotCenter1 chromosome 20, sAmbRad1.1.pri, whole genome shotgun sequence genomic window:
- the LOC116984337 gene encoding 2-oxoglutarate-dependent dioxygenase htyE-like: MSVPVVDFGSFALGQAVPSAHEMKRLSTEIGRAFSELGFVYLKNPGIKDEQVFRAMDICRKFFLLPKDIKQQYARSVVSDVPYHGWFDFQTESLDPTLACDLKEVFNYSTFSSSDVHPVKELPEFTSCIESFFRTFQELSMHVMKVIELSLGIETDFFVSKHQRMGSLLNPSALRAAYYPPVEKSSLMENQTRCGEHSDYGTFTLLFQDKNGGLEVMPRSGQYIDAPYIPNAVLLNGANLLQRWTSDRWIAAVSEASIIWIKALENYNNFSKTFHKL; the protein is encoded by the exons ATGAGTGTCCCTGTGGTTGACTTTGGCTCATTTGCCTTGGGTCAAGCTGTACCTTCAGCCCATGAAATGAAACGATTATCCACGGAGATCGGACGGGCATTCAGTGAACTTGGATTTGTGTACCTCAAAAACCCCGGCATCAAAGATGAGCAA GTGTTTAGAGCGATGGACATCTGCAGGAAGTTCTTTCTACTCCCCAAGGACATTAAACAGcaatatgctcgttccgtggtctCAGATGTTCCATACCATGGCTGGTTTGATTTTCAGACTGAGAG TTTAGATCCAACACTGGCTTGTGATCTGAAAGAAGTCTTTAATTACTCAACATTTTCTTCAAGTGAC GTACACCCTGTGAAAGAGCTACCTGAGTTTACAAGCTGTATTGAGTCATTCTTCAGAACATTTCAGGAGTTGTCCATGCATGTTATGAAGGTCATTGAACTGAGTCTGGGGATTGAGACTGATTTCTTTGTCAGCAAGCACCAAAGGATGGGCA GTCTTTTAAATCCGTCAGCCCTCAGAGCTGCCTACTACCCACCAGTAGAAAAATCTTCTTTGATGGAAAACCAAACCCGATGTGGGGAACATTCTGACTACGGGACGTTCACTTTACTCTTTCAGGACAAGAATGGAGGACTGGAG GTAATGCCCAGGTCTGGTCAATACATCGACGCTCCCTACATTCCAAATGCGGTTCTTCTCAACGGAGCCAATCTTCTGCAGAGGTGGACATCTGACAGATGGATTGCCGCAGTGAGTGAGGCATCAATCATTTGGATAAAAGCATTAGAAAATTACAATAATTTTAGCAAGACTTTTCATAAATTATAA